The following proteins are co-located in the Halalkalicoccus subterraneus genome:
- a CDS encoding restriction endonuclease, translating to MGGASSQSLSDEQLKSQLQGMDDYDFEHLIADLWERQGWHAEVKQQSVDRGVDVVAERDDPFPQKWLIQAKCYSGTLGGPDVREYVSLQHRPGVDGAIVVSSGPFSKQARQEERDHNLKLIDGDALVSLIKNTDSYDLVDRYISVESRIGDQSFDSSYSSESISSDLAESPTAVSSDSAGRSQYAELSEERTRLQEYKEKVQTGYNSKEGIRGLDRILFESPPRTRWWKAIVAATGYWILLFFISGSLNGGVLDDLMAFGALICWPLLPIAIFMDSKVAPEYTADWRPDTWKYILGSIIPLGGLVAGPVYLIRRWWYGNNRELDDVEELRDEFRILFEDFDYTYD from the coding sequence ATGGGTGGTGCTTCCTCTCAATCGCTTTCAGATGAACAACTGAAATCTCAGCTCCAAGGGATGGACGACTATGATTTCGAGCACTTAATCGCAGATCTTTGGGAGCGGCAAGGCTGGCATGCTGAGGTAAAACAGCAGTCAGTCGATCGTGGTGTAGATGTCGTTGCCGAACGGGATGATCCGTTTCCACAGAAGTGGTTGATTCAAGCAAAGTGCTATAGCGGTACTCTCGGAGGACCTGATGTTCGAGAGTATGTCAGTCTTCAACACCGTCCTGGCGTGGACGGTGCGATTGTAGTTTCATCGGGCCCATTCAGTAAGCAAGCACGCCAGGAAGAGAGGGACCATAATCTGAAATTGATCGATGGTGATGCGCTTGTTTCCCTGATTAAGAACACCGATAGCTATGATTTGGTTGATCGGTATATCTCTGTAGAGAGTAGAATTGGTGACCAATCTTTTGATTCGTCGTATTCCTCCGAATCAATTTCTTCTGATTTAGCAGAGTCTCCTACCGCTGTTTCATCCGATTCAGCGGGTCGGAGCCAGTACGCGGAGCTGTCTGAAGAAAGAACTCGACTGCAGGAATACAAGGAAAAGGTGCAGACGGGGTACAACAGTAAAGAGGGGATTCGAGGCCTTGATCGGATCTTGTTTGAGAGTCCTCCAAGAACCCGCTGGTGGAAGGCGATTGTCGCTGCAACCGGTTATTGGATATTGCTATTTTTTATTTCAGGATCGTTGAATGGAGGGGTACTAGACGACCTAATGGCATTTGGAGCGCTAATCTGCTGGCCATTGTTACCGATTGCGATTTTTATGGATTCAAAGGTTGCGCCAGAGTATACAGCTGATTGGCGTCCAGATACATGGAAATATATTCTCGGTTCTATTATCCCTCTAGGTGGGTTGGTTGCTGGACCAGTCTATCTCATTCGTCGGTGGTGGTATGGCAACAATCGTGAGTTAGATGATGTAGAGGAGTTACGTGACGAGTTCAGAATCCTGTTTGAGGATTTCGATTATACGTACGATTGA
- a CDS encoding acetamidase/formamidase family protein codes for MKTITREESGVFEFGRDMEPVITVDPGESFKIETWDPFKGQLFEHRLGDFTTEDIPVMNSPPPGFDANPVSGPVYVNGVESGDTIAVHVEEIRPQRGFTTTLENLGNLPGKEGWDDCKINRAHEIELEPGPSGTTADGTARFEINNHDWEWELNPHIGTIVTAPGRTVQEPLTTQGPWGGNMDVRDLAQGSTVYLNSYNDGGLLFAGDVHASQSDSEYTGIAVETWSEIVLSVEVVDEEVPGIFRIEDEDHIIHVDSSQNAGNPWAALDNCFIAMMNELVTNHGFSEREAYIQMSVNPGITARTYQFIRPKFFTVGVKLNKEILEQFSE; via the coding sequence ATGAAAACGATCACACGAGAAGAATCGGGTGTCTTCGAGTTCGGTCGAGACATGGAACCGGTCATCACTGTTGATCCAGGGGAGAGTTTCAAGATCGAGACATGGGATCCATTTAAGGGACAACTCTTTGAGCATAGACTCGGCGACTTTACTACCGAAGACATTCCGGTCATGAATTCGCCTCCGCCGGGATTCGACGCTAACCCCGTCAGCGGTCCTGTGTATGTCAACGGTGTCGAAAGTGGTGATACGATTGCAGTCCATGTCGAAGAGATCCGACCACAACGGGGATTCACGACGACGCTCGAGAACTTAGGAAATCTTCCTGGAAAAGAAGGATGGGACGATTGCAAAATAAATCGCGCTCATGAGATCGAACTTGAACCAGGACCAAGCGGAACGACTGCTGATGGCACTGCTCGGTTCGAGATTAATAACCACGATTGGGAGTGGGAACTTAATCCCCATATCGGGACAATAGTGACAGCGCCCGGACGCACCGTCCAAGAACCTCTCACGACACAGGGCCCTTGGGGAGGAAATATGGATGTTCGCGATCTTGCTCAAGGAAGTACGGTCTATCTCAACTCGTACAACGATGGGGGCTTACTCTTCGCTGGTGACGTGCATGCTTCGCAAAGTGATTCCGAATATACCGGCATTGCTGTTGAAACCTGGTCAGAGATCGTACTGAGCGTTGAAGTAGTCGATGAGGAAGTACCCGGAATTTTCCGAATTGAAGACGAAGACCATATTATCCACGTTGATTCTTCCCAGAACGCTGGTAATCCCTGGGCTGCTCTCGATAACTGCTTTATCGCGATGATGAACGAACTGGTGACTAATCACGGATTCAGCGAACGTGAGGCCTATATCCAGATGAGTGTCAACCCCGGTATTACAGCTCGAACCTACCAATTTATTCGCCCCAAATTCTTCACTGTTGGAGTGAAACTCAATAAAGAGATACTTGAGCAATTCTCAGAGTAA